One genomic region from Alteromonas pelagimontana encodes:
- the prfC gene encoding peptide chain release factor 3 — MANQDFLSEINKRRTFAIISHPDAGKTTITEKVLLFGRALQRAGTVKGKKSGQHAKSDWMEMEKERGISVTTSVMQFPYKDHLVNLLDTPGHEDFSEDTYRTLTAVDSCLMVIDAAKGVEARTRKLMEVTRLRDTPIITFMNKLDRDIRDPMEVMDEVETELKIACAPVSWPIGSGKGFKGVYHILRDETILYKSGQGHTIQDVRVIKGLDNPELEKAIGASLADQLREELELVMGASHEFDRELFLAGELTPVFFGTALGNFGVDHMLDGLVEWAPAPLGRETEDGPVKASEPNFSGFVFKIQANMDPKHRDRVAFCRIVSGRYEKGMKMRHTRIGKDVRISDAVTFLAGDRSLLEEAYAGDIIGLHNHGTIRIGDTFTSGDNFRFTGIPNFAPELFKRIRLRDPLKQKQLLKGLIQLSEEGAVQVFRPLANNDLIVGAVGVLQFDVVVARLKAEYNVDALYEHVNVSTARWVYGKDAKKLDEFRRKAEQNLALDGGDNLTYIAPTMVNLQLSKERYPDIEFKETREH, encoded by the coding sequence ATGGCAAACCAAGATTTTCTTAGTGAAATCAACAAGCGAAGGACCTTTGCTATCATCTCTCACCCTGATGCGGGTAAAACTACCATTACTGAAAAAGTATTGTTATTCGGACGTGCTTTGCAAAGAGCCGGTACGGTAAAGGGTAAAAAGTCCGGTCAACATGCTAAGTCTGACTGGATGGAAATGGAGAAAGAACGGGGTATTTCTGTTACCACATCAGTAATGCAATTCCCTTACAAAGACCACTTGGTCAACCTGCTCGATACTCCCGGTCACGAAGATTTTTCTGAAGATACATATCGCACCCTGACAGCGGTGGATTCCTGTTTGATGGTAATTGATGCCGCCAAAGGGGTAGAAGCCCGTACCCGCAAACTGATGGAAGTTACACGCCTTCGTGATACGCCCATTATTACCTTTATGAATAAACTCGACCGCGACATTCGAGATCCGATGGAAGTAATGGATGAGGTGGAAACCGAGCTTAAAATCGCTTGTGCGCCCGTATCCTGGCCCATTGGGAGCGGTAAAGGGTTTAAAGGTGTTTATCACATTTTACGCGATGAAACGATTTTATATAAATCGGGGCAGGGCCATACCATTCAGGACGTTCGCGTTATTAAAGGGCTGGATAATCCTGAGCTGGAAAAAGCCATTGGCGCTTCTTTGGCTGATCAGTTACGAGAGGAACTGGAACTGGTAATGGGGGCTTCTCACGAATTTGATCGCGAATTGTTTTTAGCCGGCGAACTTACCCCGGTTTTCTTTGGAACTGCACTGGGCAACTTTGGTGTAGATCATATGCTGGATGGCCTGGTTGAATGGGCACCTGCGCCTTTAGGACGCGAGACAGAAGATGGTCCAGTTAAAGCCAGCGAGCCTAATTTCAGCGGTTTTGTGTTTAAAATTCAAGCTAATATGGATCCTAAGCATCGCGACAGAGTGGCCTTCTGCCGGATAGTGTCAGGCAGGTATGAAAAAGGCATGAAAATGCGCCATACCCGCATCGGCAAAGATGTACGCATTTCAGATGCAGTAACCTTTCTCGCTGGCGATCGCTCGTTGCTTGAAGAGGCTTACGCCGGCGATATAATAGGTTTGCATAATCATGGCACCATCAGAATAGGTGACACCTTCACTTCAGGCGATAATTTCCGCTTTACCGGCATTCCGAACTTCGCGCCGGAACTATTCAAGCGCATCCGTCTGCGCGATCCGCTTAAGCAGAAACAGTTGTTAAAAGGCTTGATCCAGCTTTCTGAAGAGGGCGCGGTGCAAGTTTTCAGACCCCTCGCCAACAATGATTTAATTGTGGGGGCTGTGGGCGTCCTGCAGTTCGACGTGGTCGTAGCAAGATTAAAAGCTGAATATAATGTTGATGCGTTGTATGAACATGTCAATGTCAGTACCGCGCGTTGGGTGTATGGTAAAGATGCGAAAAAGCTTGACGAATTTCGGCGAAAGGCCGAGCAGAATCTGGCATTGGATGGAGGCGACAACCTCACTTACATCGCACCGACAATGGTGAATTTGCAGTTGTCAAAGGAACGCTATCCAGACATCGAATTTAAAGAAACCCGCGAACATTAA
- a CDS encoding NADPH-dependent FMN reductase: MTKILAFSGSARKQSFNQAVVEMAAEGAREAGADVTVVNLADYAMPMYHQDEETEFGIPEKAQAFKELLIAADGFLIASPEYNSSYPALLKNAIDWASRKTNDEAVLAAYRGKVAGIMAASSGGLGGMRVLVVLRMLLENLGTLVIPNQKAIAKVNTLLDSSGRVVDEKTVQQLKALGAETVELARKINAD, translated from the coding sequence ATGACCAAGATTCTCGCTTTTTCCGGCAGCGCCCGTAAGCAGTCATTCAACCAGGCTGTTGTGGAAATGGCAGCGGAAGGCGCCCGAGAAGCAGGCGCTGACGTAACGGTTGTCAATCTTGCTGATTATGCCATGCCGATGTATCACCAGGATGAAGAAACTGAGTTTGGTATTCCTGAAAAGGCGCAAGCTTTTAAAGAATTGCTGATTGCAGCGGATGGCTTTCTTATTGCGTCACCTGAATACAACAGTAGCTATCCGGCATTACTGAAAAACGCTATTGACTGGGCATCGCGCAAGACGAACGACGAAGCCGTGCTTGCGGCTTATCGCGGTAAAGTCGCAGGTATTATGGCGGCCTCCAGCGGTGGTTTGGGAGGAATGCGCGTGTTGGTGGTGCTGCGAATGCTGCTGGAAAACCTGGGAACCCTAGTGATACCAAACCAGAAGGCCATCGCTAAGGTAAATACGCTGCTCGATAGCTCTGGCAGAGTTGTTGACGAAAAAACCGTTCAGCAACTGAAAGCGTTAGGCGCAGAAACCGTAGAGTTGGCGCGCAA
- the argS gene encoding arginine--tRNA ligase has product MNIHALLVSRFTEALQELGVDDAPVPVARSARPEFGEYQFNGAMALAKKLQQKPRDIAQKIVELVKLNDVAAKLEIAGPGFINVHLNDEWLANQCELAVHDPRLGVAKQPSDTVVVDYSSPNLAKEMHVGHLRTTIIGDAVVKVLEFLGHKVVRQNHMGDWGTQFGMLLAHLNDKLQNNQVAETALSDLENFYREAKVRFDEEEGFADRAREYVVRLQRKDADCMALWHKFIDVSIAHSEEVYQKLNVSLTRGDVMGESAYNDDLANVVAELKAKKIAVEDQGAQVVFIPELADKEGKPAVYIIQKSGGGYLYSTTDLAAMRYRSRELEADRTLILTDARQALHFKQTEIVGRKADFMKPEQSYEHCPFGMMLGSDGRPFKTRTGGTVKLVELLDEAVERAAKLITARDTDLSQDELTDVARKVGIGAVKYADLSKNRTTDYVFNWDTMLSFEGNTAPYLQYAYTRVKSIFRKAGVTLADLPVDIQLKQPQEHALAVLLLQFEEMIGVVARDATPHILCTYLYDVASAFMSFYESCPILKAEVDPAVKNSRLALAALVASTLEQGLNLLGIETLEKM; this is encoded by the coding sequence ATGAATATACATGCATTACTCGTGAGCCGGTTTACTGAAGCGTTACAGGAATTAGGTGTAGATGACGCGCCGGTTCCCGTTGCTCGCAGTGCACGCCCGGAGTTTGGCGAATATCAATTTAACGGTGCGATGGCGCTGGCAAAAAAGCTGCAGCAAAAGCCGCGTGATATCGCACAGAAAATTGTGGAACTTGTTAAGCTTAACGATGTTGCTGCTAAGCTGGAAATCGCCGGTCCTGGGTTCATTAACGTTCATTTGAACGACGAATGGCTGGCAAACCAATGTGAGCTTGCGGTGCACGATCCCCGCCTCGGCGTGGCCAAACAGCCTTCAGATACTGTGGTAGTCGATTATTCATCACCCAATTTGGCTAAAGAAATGCACGTGGGTCATTTACGGACCACTATCATTGGGGACGCCGTAGTAAAGGTGCTGGAATTTTTAGGACATAAGGTTGTTCGACAAAATCATATGGGCGACTGGGGTACCCAGTTCGGTATGTTGCTGGCGCATTTAAATGATAAATTGCAGAACAACCAGGTAGCCGAAACAGCATTATCAGATCTGGAAAACTTCTATCGGGAAGCCAAAGTTCGCTTCGATGAAGAAGAAGGTTTTGCTGATCGAGCGCGGGAATATGTGGTTAGGTTACAACGCAAAGATGCAGATTGCATGGCGTTGTGGCACAAATTTATTGATGTTTCTATCGCCCACAGCGAAGAAGTTTACCAAAAATTGAACGTCAGTCTGACTCGCGGCGATGTTATGGGCGAGTCTGCTTATAACGATGATTTGGCCAATGTAGTCGCAGAACTAAAAGCCAAAAAGATTGCTGTGGAAGATCAGGGCGCTCAGGTAGTGTTTATTCCCGAACTTGCTGATAAAGAAGGTAAGCCTGCCGTCTATATTATTCAAAAATCCGGTGGCGGTTATCTATATTCCACCACCGATTTAGCCGCGATGCGCTACAGAAGTCGAGAGTTAGAAGCCGATCGAACTCTGATTCTTACTGACGCCCGCCAGGCTTTACACTTTAAGCAAACCGAAATCGTAGGACGTAAAGCCGATTTTATGAAGCCGGAGCAAAGCTATGAGCATTGCCCGTTTGGAATGATGCTGGGAAGTGATGGGCGGCCGTTTAAAACACGTACGGGCGGTACCGTAAAACTGGTAGAGCTGCTTGATGAAGCAGTAGAACGTGCCGCCAAACTGATCACTGCTCGTGATACCGATTTGAGTCAGGACGAGCTTACCGATGTGGCTCGGAAAGTCGGAATCGGCGCCGTTAAATACGCCGATTTAAGTAAAAACCGCACTACAGATTACGTGTTTAACTGGGACACAATGCTGAGTTTTGAGGGTAACACTGCACCTTACTTGCAGTACGCTTACACACGGGTGAAGAGCATTTTTCGCAAAGCGGGCGTGACACTCGCCGATTTACCCGTAGATATTCAGCTTAAACAGCCCCAGGAGCATGCGCTTGCCGTATTGTTACTGCAATTTGAAGAAATGATTGGTGTAGTTGCGCGAGATGCTACTCCCCATATACTTTGTACCTATCTTTACGATGTGGCGAGTGCGTTTATGTCTTTCTACGAATCGTGCCCGATCCTTAAAGCAGAGGTTGATCCGGCAGTGAAAAATAGCCGTTTAGCTTTAGCTGCACTGGTGGCTAGTACTCTTGAGCAAGGATTAAATTTGCTGGGTATTGAGACGCTGGAAAAAATGTAG